A region of the Nocardia asteroides genome:
GGATGTCGTCCAACCGGTGCCCGAACCCGATCGAATACCGCACGGCATGTTCTGAGGCGGAAATTCGTGTGCTCGATGGATCCGGGCGAGGCTATGGTCGAGCGCGTGAGGTGGATCGCGCCCGACATCGAACGCACCGAAGCGCCACTGGTCGCCGACGAGCGCACCATGCTGCGGGCATGGCTCGACCGGCACCGCGACACACTGCTGTGGAAGTGCGCCGGGCTCGACGGCGACCAGCTTCGCGCGCGCTCCGTCGAGCCGTCGACCATGTCGCTGCTCGGCCTCGTCCGGCACCTGACCGAGGTCGAGCGCGGCTGGTTCCGGCGTGCCGCGGCGGGCCGGGAACTCGGATACGTATATTGCTCCGAGGACAATCCGGACGGCGACTTCGTCGACATCGCCGACGCCGACCCGGAGGCGGCCTTCGCTGCCTTCCGGGCCGAGATCGCTGAAGCGGACGCGGCCGTC
Encoded here:
- a CDS encoding DinB family protein, which translates into the protein MRWIAPDIERTEAPLVADERTMLRAWLDRHRDTLLWKCAGLDGDQLRARSVEPSTMSLLGLVRHLTEVERGWFRRAAAGRELGYVYCSEDNPDGDFVDIADADPEAAFAAFRAEIAEADAAVAALPLDHTFRHRWSDDVYTLRWVYLHMIEEYARHNGHADLLRQRIDGLTGD